The Nymphalis io chromosome 3, ilAglIoxx1.1, whole genome shotgun sequence genome contains the following window.
atatataaaatgtatgagtataaaaataattacatagttAATAGGACAATACTCACAAAAAGCTATAGTAACATTCCACGAAGTTTTCTACTAGCTATGAATTAGATATAATTCAGAATTTTTGGCGGAACAGTTACGTAAGGCAGGAGTAGTGGTTATTAGatagtgagcttattattattgtttattttaatattttattaatgcaaATTAATCATCACTCTGATCGGTGATACGCCCGTGCTCTTCATTATAAGAGATACTAGGgctttccgctttcgatagaagaCAATGTCGatacacaacatataaataaaacgtgtgTTCCGTGATATGTCGTATTATAATCAAGAGTATTTCAAAATGTGTCTGGGTAGGAGTGACTTATGACCAAATTAAATGAGGCACAAATGTGCTACAACGCATCCGTGCCAACAATGTGCAACGGTGCCAGACCTGTATCGCTGTTGTTGTTAAACACATGAAACAACATCTATTAAAAAGATTAACAGAACACTTTATCTAGAAACGCATGAGAAAGACTTATTTGTCTGCTGATCGTAACCAACACGAAATCACGTACTCACTAGAAACAAATGATGAAAGACACTTCAGTTGGTCTGATGACCTTAAACCATGACTCATCAGGGATTTAGGAAACAGATGAGTAGCATGACTTGCACttatcgaataaaaataaaaatgtagatacTTGATTCCATTCCACGCATAAGACGTCGCGGGCAAAAGatagttatcaataaaattaagtaactcAAGAAGAAAAGGACATGGCCAATTTCTGTATGAGCGCTTGCATTGGTATCGAATTAAATTCACACCAATGAGTTGTGGTGTTTTATATTCGTGAATATTGGGATAATTCattgctttatataaaaaactcaaaaaaactCGACATTCAAACAGAATAGacgtaacattttcattaaatccATTAATCAGATGGCTGCCAATAAGTATAGATTATGAttttgctataaaaaaatattttatgcaacgTAATCGAGTAGTAGATGGTACCAGACCGTAGAGATAAGCgggaattaaaatataatcgcaAAAAACAAATAGTACCTACGCAACGGAAAATCTGCAATGACTATACATTGACATTACACATAGAATCGCGCTCGCGAGCAAAAGTTCGCGCGTTccgttttaagtattattttttggtgtaatttaaagaaaactatctaacgcaacaaaatatataaaaagataattatttaaatgcaacAAATTCGAACTTCAATTCGTGTGCAGACGATGCCTAGATTTATACCCGACTCTGATGATAATATGATGataactagccaagtcagaccttaggcttcaatatattatactaagttataagaagaaattatattttaagttgttataaaatattttatgttggtataaataaatttcaggactgaccattgaacttggcacccatttagatctcgcTTCTTTTGTCAtcgaagtcaacaaccaaggcatatatcataatattgaacttaacTCTCAttacacatttaaatttttgataggactattccttacaccgttggttgcctttAATATATtagctatgtagcgataagatcaccaaaattgtatgctacttttatttagacagtatccatgttttgtatttttttctgtttgtggtgaataataaagtataaataccAATGAAGACAttttcgtataaataaaatgttcctAATAAGAGTCCATATCGCTTGTAATCATATCAATGCATATCTATGCAAGTAGTATGCATCGTcttgtatgaattttatttatctttctctGTGCTTCATTATGGTGGAAGTTAACAAACGGTACTTAAAATTCATCTGTGtgaagtcatttttataatatatgtagctAAAAGAGAGTCAGGCTACTGGCTTCAGGCTCTCCCTTCTAAAAATCTAGGGTCAGTACTTGATCGGACAACGATACGCATCGCCGTATACCTTCGTTTAGGTTTAAAGGTGTGCGAGCCTCACACATGTTCCTGTGTTACCCGGTGCGATCATTTCGGACGCCATGGACATAGCTGCTGCAAAAGCGCTGGCCGTTCATATCGCCATGGATCTCTTAATGACATACTTCGTCGGGCTTTGGCCACAGCATCGATTCCTGCTACTTTGGAACAGAATGGTTTATGCAGAGATGATGGTAAGAGACCCGATGGAGCAACGTTAGTACCATCGTCGATGGGACGTGTTCTTGTGTGGGATGCAATTTGCGTAGGTACGTTGGCGgtatctcatatcaagaatacgtctcagaagccgctgaagctgctcaaatactcaaacgccgcaaatattcacttttataaaacgaatatgaatttgcggggctaGGTTTTGAAACATTAAGTCCATGGTCGTCTGATACTAAACAAATCATAAAAGATCTTTATAAGAAACTggccacacttctggtgacccaagagctggcgcttatttagccaaATGGCGTTCATCTtgcattacataatattatgaaataaaaactcccAAGTTCAGAGAGGTTAAAAAGAACGtagtaattcatttttaaaatttttattctacaatatatttactatcTATGTATACGTGGAATGTACTTTTTTAGCTACctcattttacaaaaatatttcgattaCTTAATCGAGCGTTGTTcgatcttcttttttcgaaAAATATTGCTAAATATCTCATAAAGAATAGAAAACGGAACTAAGCTATTCTTTGAGTGCGTTGTACGATGTTGatattattcaattgtttttttatatatatcagttGAATGATTTAAAGTGCTGTTTCTCAAGACCTTTCACGTGTCCTTTTTCTGTTGTAAGTCTTCTATTTACGCTGCATCTTAACTActtattttacaacaaaaaaacatttattgaaagtTTGTACGCTTTATGTTTATATGCTATAAGatttaagaacatttttttaccATTATCAAGCCGTGATCGCACATTTGTTAGAAGACGATAATATTTACCGATGATTCAGAGGTCAATctcaggcaagcaccattgaattttcatgtgcttgtgaaggcaaacatcgtgacgaaactgGAATCTACATAGTTAAACGAAAATCTGCCACGAGTATAGAGgacacttgtttttttttacacttatacACTTTCGTGGACTAGTAATCTACGTAAATAACAGttatggccgaaatcggtcaaaaAAGTGTTTAACAGTATGTGTAACTGGATGTAACTAACTATTAAGTTATACCATCCCTAACATTTTAGACAATTTACATGatgatatttcaataatattattaaatattagtaaaattcaagaataaaatattataaatacttttgttattgattttaaaaaatagtcaCACCTAGGTATTATTCCTTTTACATAGAAATTACTTACAGACTTTTTTACAATCATTTATGAGTCACATTTACACACATTTCAAGAAATTGTATGATATACACCTaggttaaaaaaatgtattttgaaacaTTCTATtgtgtaagtattttaaatgtgCCAAGTAAAAAGCAAATCTATCGATAGCAACATCACTGCAGCAATAGTATCAAAATTTGAGCCCGGGATAAAAATAGACACGTTACATATTGTGTTATTCGGTCTATGcgtttgttttacattttatatggaTCCATTAATaatgttgaatttaattatatagaataaaactACTAGGAATAAAGTTTTGTGATTTGTTATGGTGAAAACAAAATCATCTTCATCGCTGGTTTCTTTTTATAGCTTTTTTCGACTATAATGTAGCTATAGCTAAATAGGCTAATAATTCTGCGCATTACAGTTCTGGAAGGAAGGAATAAGTAACTGGTAAGAATATTGACTGAATTTCTGTATAATGGTGACTATATTACATTGgaaataacattacatttgaAATTAAGTATAATGTTATTgaactaacataaaaatatatttttttaaataaaatattgcccaataaatttcaaaacaataatttttgtgTTTGTAGTTTCGTCATGACGCGATACAAAGAGCCGAAACGACTGGAATGTCTAGCATTAATAAGACTTGGAGATTGGATAGCAAAGCAAGCGGAAACAAATATGAATCCAATCGCTTTACTCGCACAGCAAAATCCGAACACAGCTCAGACAACATTAAACCAAAAAATCGAAAATATACGACGCCATTTAGATTTTTATGTCCCATGGATGCTTTACGATAAATTAGCAAATGAAGCTATTAAAGCATTATCTGAACTTTCTGAAAGAATGAAACATTCGTTGGGATTTCGGGGATCAATGGGTAAATTTGTCAGTCAAAtgaatgtaattgtaaaaatgaCTGAAGTATTATTTACGAAAAATGTTACTTACGTTTCTATTGATACGATACCCAAAATGATGCGTTCTGTTTTCTACTCAAAGCTACATATGTTGTCTGgacttgtatatttaaatttgggtTCTCTTTCCGGTGGCTGGAAAACTGCAGATATGGAGGAATCTATCATTCAGGCTTTAAAGCAACTACAttgtcttaaatatttatttataaattatgattgtacggataatatattaaagtgttTAGTAGAAAACTGTacacaaataatgaaattagactTGTCGTGTTCAAAATGCATCACAAATGAAAGTatcaacattataaataagttaaaatatttaaagagcaTTCAATTGTATCACACATTTGTTACGTGGGAGGGATATGTAAACTTATTGATTAATTGTCAAAATTTAGAAGACGTTGGCCGCTGTGATGAAATTGGAAAAGTATTGGAATTTATCCACATTAACTGCCCCGAAAGTTGTCCACTGAACCTAAAAATGTACGTCAGTAAATATGCTACAAGTCATCACTTACAACTAGCTGTACAAATGTGTCCCTATATTAGTATGATGACTGTGTTCCATAATACTTTACAAAGTGATCTAATGGTATTAATCAGTTTAAAAGATTTGTATGACTTAAAACTTTTATCATGCGATTTTTATGCCGACCAAATAAAACAAGTTCTTCAAGTTAAAGGATGTAATTTAGTAAAGCTACATCTCGAACACGTAGATCAAATTGATTTGAATGCTCTTATGTATATCAGTCAGATGTGCCCTTTACTTGAGACTTTGACTTTCTATAATTGTACTTTAATTCAACATACGTctctatttacaaaaaaattggaaatattACCGTTCAGAAACTTAAAGAAGTTAACTTGTGTATCGAGTTTTACAGATGAACAATTGATGTTTTTATTGACAAATTGTATAAATGTAGAATTCATACAAATAGGAACAGCGACTCAACTGACTGATGAATTCGTAATGAAATTATTAGACAAAAACCCACTGATTTACTTAAAAGAATTACGCATAATGCAGTCCGATTTTTTAACTATGTTATCTATAGAAAGAATAATACAGAGTTGTATGAACTTAGAAATATTAGTTGAATTAGAAAGTTGGTCCATATTATCAGACAGTGACCGAGAATATATacgcaattatattaaaataaataattacaacgtAGATACATCTCCTATTCGTCGTTATGATGTATGAATTaacaataacttattaattcttttaagtttttataataaatatttaaaattaagcacacttcttcttctttcttctATTGTTTTTTCTCGCAAAAATCATGATTttgatcttatatatttttgtattgttataaatatttagtagacTAAAtccataaacaatataatattggtatataagcgacacagtattatatatattaaaaatattattgtggcTAGGAAACTAGTGAGTATTTCGGTTTAGGATTGTCTTATTTTTTGTCTATAACGATTAAAGTTTAGATCAATACGAAAGTCCGATTAATTAAAGCCTTACATCGCTGTGTTTTTGGGTTATAGCGAAAATACTACAAGATAAATCGAAAATGTCTCTCCGATTTTTGTCCGTTTTCAGAAAGAATCTGAACTTCAGCTTAGAGGCAGAGCATGAGTAAATAATATCGCTGTTAGTAGATTCCACAACGCTACCATGGTGGCCGACGCGGTCATATGCCAGTATTAACACAGGAGTAAATcatatagaaaatttatttcTCGGACCCCTAGCCATTGGGTGATGTGGTATCCTATTCaaggtattttttaaactataaacatcgttaaattttgtctttttacgAATATTATACTTGTGTTATATTGCTAAGGATCGTCACCGTAtaagaaagtaaaataaatcaatttcaacattcaaaaacaattattacctgtaaatataaataaatttattatgagtAATAAAAATCTAACTATTATAGAAACCACTTAAAGTCCACATAGGATACCTCAGGTAACCTTTACAattcgatt
Protein-coding sequences here:
- the LOC126780882 gene encoding uncharacterized protein LOC126780882 isoform X1, which translates into the protein MTRYKEPKRLECLALIRLGDWIAKQAETNMNPIALLAQQNPNTAQTTLNQKIENIRRHLDFYVPWMLYDKLANEAIKALSELSERMKHSLGFRGSMGKFVSQMNVIVKMTEVLFTKNVTYVSIDTIPKMMRSVFYSKLHMLSGLVYLNLGSLSGGWKTADMEESIIQALKQLHCLKYLFINYDCTDNILKCLVENCTQIMKLDLSCSKCITNESINIINKLKYLKSIQLYHTFVTWEGYVNLLINCQNLEDVGRCDEIGKVLEFIHINCPESCPLNLKMYVSKYATSHHLQLAVQMCPYISMMTVFHNTLQSDLMVLISLKDLYDLKLLSCDFYADQIKQVLQVKGCNLVKLHLEHVDQIDLNALMYISQMCPLLETLTFYNCTLIQHTSLFTKKLEILPFRNLKKLTCVSSFTDEQLMFLLTNCINVEFIQIGTATQLTDEFVMKLLDKNPLIYLKELRIMQSDFLTMLSIERIIQSCMNLEILVELESWSILSDSDREYIRNYIKINNYNVDTSPIRRYDV
- the LOC126780882 gene encoding uncharacterized protein LOC126780882 isoform X2, with translation MKLDLSCSKCITNESINIINKLKYLKSIQLYHTFVTWEGYVNLLINCQNLEDVGRCDEIGKVLEFIHINCPESCPLNLKMYVSKYATSHHLQLAVQMCPYISMMTVFHNTLQSDLMVLISLKDLYDLKLLSCDFYADQIKQVLQVKGCNLVKLHLEHVDQIDLNALMYISQMCPLLETLTFYNCTLIQHTSLFTKKLEILPFRNLKKLTCVSSFTDEQLMFLLTNCINVEFIQIGTATQLTDEFVMKLLDKNPLIYLKELRIMQSDFLTMLSIERIIQSCMNLEILVELESWSILSDSDREYIRNYIKINNYNVDTSPIRRYDV